In Meles meles chromosome 2, mMelMel3.1 paternal haplotype, whole genome shotgun sequence, the sequence CCTATTATGTACTGGGCATTTAGTAAACGTACCAGACCTATTAGCTTATTTTGGTGTCTCATAAACTTTTCTTAATAATCCTATGAGGTAGGCATAACTGTGTTTCCTTGATTCTAAGAGACCATCAATTTAATAAAAgcatttcaaagaaaacatacattgCATTTATGCCTTATGTGTTGTTGTGTTGTGCCTCTACTAATGGAATATAGAATGAACTTCACTTAATCATAACATAACCACTTTATAGTTCAGGCTAAGAATGCAAGTTTGAATTCAAGCCTTCTTATTCAGCATCTGAAGAGTCCTGTCTTCCACTGTGCACATATAGTGCTCTATAACCCACCTGGGACTTCTTTCACAATTTAGGATTAATGGTTTAAATTAGAGCAGAATAAAGAATGCAAggtttcggggtgcctgggtggctcagtgagctaaagcctctgcctttggctcaggtcctgatcccagggtccttgcatcaagccccacatcaggctctctgctcagcagggagcctgcatcctactttctctctgcctgcctctgcctacttgtgatctctgtcaaatgaatagaaaaaatctttaaaaataagtaaattaatttaaaaaaaagaatgcaaggtTTCTTCTGCGCTTCCTATTCTATTAAACTTATAATTCCCCCCATCATCTATCTTTTAACTAAGAAATAGTCCTTCACAATGCATGACAACAACACAGATTTTTCCAGCTTTGAAAGTCATGTGACCTATGCTTAGAGATGTGTCCAAATTTGCAAATGTGCTGATGTTGACATCCCAATATATTCCTCTGTGTGGTGACTGGCAAGGTTGTTGTTACTTTCAGCATTGGTTATAAAATGCATTCCTAttacttttttcttaacttttaaaattctaattccaGTATAATGTACAGTAGTAATTTAAGACTTACatacatcatcattttttttaaagattttatctatttatttgacagagatcacaagtaagcagagaggcaggcagagaaagaggggaagcaggctccctgcccgagcagagagcccaatgcaggggtcgatcccaggaccctgagatcatgacctgagctgaaggcaggggcttaacccactgagccacccaggtgccgctacaTCATCttttatgagtgaaaccatatgctatttgtctttctctgaatgacttatttcacttagcataatactctatagctccatccctgtcattgcaaatgaaaagatttcattgtattttatggctgagtaatagtccatcatatgtatgtatgtgtgtgtgagtagatagatagatatctaccaatgtttttcacattttctctatccatccatcccccttgggctgcttccataatttgactattgtaagaAATGTTGCCATAAACATAGggtacatgtatccttttgaattagtgttgttgtatttttagtgaaaatacccagtagtacaattccTGGATTGTGCATTcctattacttttaaaaacattttaaacttaaCATTTGGGGATACAattatttccctcttctttctcttttgaatCCTCTTCAGTCAGGCCTTTGTTTCCAGCCCTCCACCCAAACTGCTCTTGTCAAGGTCATTAACAACCTACCTGCACATGGCCAGACCCATTGACCAATtcttagcagcagcagcagcacttgACACCATCCTTATGGAACAGTTTCTTTCTTAGTTTTCCTCTATCAGTCAGAGCCTTCTCAGTTTCTCTGCCTCATTCCTCCTCACCTTCTGACCTCCATGAACCAGTCCTCTGACTTCTCTTATCTTCCTGCCTTCACTTCTGTAGTTATGTCACCTAGTTGCGTAGCTGGCTTCTATAATAAACAGCTTTTAAtggaaatctgcttctctccaccCATCCTACTGCCTACTCTACAGCACTCCTTGGATGCCTAAGAGGCTCTGCAAACTTAATGTCTTAAACCAAGCTCTTATTTTCCACCCCCACCTCATCCTAAACTGGCTCTTTTCATGGTCCTTTCTATCTCACTCAATAAATGACAACTTATGTCCTTTTGTTGCTTGGATAAAAATATCGAGGTCATCCTTGACTCCTCTCTTACTCTCATTCCCTGCATCCAGTCCTGTAGCAAATCCTGTCAGCTGGACTTTAAAATTACATCTAAAATGTAAGCCACTGCTACTACCCTGACGCATCCATGTTAGTCACTCACCTAATGTATCTGGCCCCCCTTCCATCCAAACCCATAAGCAGCCATTTTTCCACCCTGCAGCCAGAGTGACCCTCTGCAGCCTAAGCCAGATCAAGTAATCAGCTGCTTAAAGCCATACAGGGGCTCCTCATCTCAATCAGAGTTCAATTCCAGCCCTATGTCCAACCAGGCTCTGTTTCCTGGTACCTGCTAGTTTTAACTTATGCCTGTCCTATGCCCCAGCCAGGGGTATATTCTATTCTGCAGCCAGACTTGTCTCTTGACTGGTCTCATATATGCCAAGCACAGACCACCACAGGGACTTAGGGCTTTTGTTCTTGGGGCTTCTGAGCATCTTCTCTCTTCTGCCAGATTTCCACCTGGCTTGCTCACTCATTTTCTTGAGGTTTCTTCAAATGATACCATAACAGCAAGGCCTCCTTTGTGCTGCCTGTGAAAAATAACCACCTCCCAGAATTCTATGCTACTCAGTCTGCTTCATTTTCCCCCATCGCATGTATACCACTAAGCGTAGTAGACACTGATTTGTTGATAGTCTGTCCACGCTCTACTGAACACAAGCCCAAATGCAGGGACTGTAGCCATGTTAGTCACTACAGAGTATCCCACGACTTAGAGGAAGGCCATCCCAAAGGAGGGTGTGTCAGTGAATGTTTGTTGACTTAGCagacaaagaaagaatgaacaaagaGTTAACAGTCAGCATTGAAATTTCATTAGAGGCTTTCATTAGAGGAAGCATACATTTCTCTACGACTCAGACCTAGCAGTCAGAACCAACTCCTCCACGTCACCATCGAGGACTATGGAATGACTGGCCCATCTCAAGCTGACTTTTGCCTTCTGTCCCCTTCCAGGTGTACAGCTCTCCCAGGCTCTGTGAGGCTTCTGCTATGACCACAGTTTCTTCGTGTTACCAGGACTGTCCTTTGCTGCCACAGCCACACCAGATCCCCATCCTACCCTATCTATCCTTGGCCCCAAGTCAGCATGGGTAGCGTCAGTAGCCTCATCTCTGGCCACAGCTTCCACGGCAAGCATTGCCGGGCTTCACGATACAAGTTGGGCAAGTCTTCCCATCTCAAGAAGCTCAATCGGTATTCAGATGGGCTACTGAGATTTGGCTTCTCCCAGGACTCGGGCCATGGCAAGTCCAGctcaaaaatgggaaaaagtgaAGACTTCTTCTACATCAAGGTCAGCCAGAAAGCCCGGGGCTCCCACCACCCAGATTATACTGCACTGTCTAGTGGGGACATAGGCGGCCAGGCTGGGGTGGAATTCGGCCCGTCCACCCCACCCAAGCTTATGCCCTTCTCCAGTCAGCTAGAGATGGTAAGCAAGGGTCTCTGGAAAGGGTGGTGGGTGGGAAAACCAATAGAGAGCAAAATGGGAATGAAGAGGATGGAGGCAGGGCGGGAAACGGAGGCAATGATATTAACATTTAAACCTCCCAAGAGGCGAGAGCAGGAGTGGTAAGGACGGAAGTGCTCAGTTACACCACAGAGATCAAAGGCTGGATGAGGGAACTGAAGCCCTGGCCAGTCCCCTAATCTGGGAGATTACCCAAGGGGTGAGCCCTAAGCAAAGAGCAAAGGGGAAATGAAAGCCTTTTGAACTCTACTAGAATGTAACTCGTTGTCAAAACAGGACCAACCGCAGCATTTCCAAGTGCATGGCAAGAGGAGGGAGCTCTGTTATATCTGGAAGAGCAGATGGAGAATCCACTTGGAGAGAGGTTGCAGAGAAGCTGCTAGCTGACTCCTGGATTGGGCCTTTCCCTCACTCACTCCTCCTGTGGTGCAGCAGCTCCTCGCTCAAGCTGGGCCTTGGAAGTGTCTTTGGCTGGAAAAGAGCCAAATTTGTTATCATCGGGTTAGCAAGGATGAGGTTAAAAGAACCCTACATACTCAGAAATCCGGCCCTTATGCCACTTTAGACTTTCATGGGTTCCACCAGTGGACCTGAAAACAATTTTCCTAGTTattcctctgcccccacctggGGGAATCAGTCCATGGCTTTGATATACTAGGAAAAGACCCCCCTAGTTTGCATCAAGCTTTATGTTTTTCAAATTAAAGGGCTTGTAGACTGTAGTGTACTCTCCCAATGAAAATGACAGTTTTCGGAAAAGTATTGTTATTTCAAGTGATTCCCCCCAGCCTTTTGATACTGGTCACAGCCAGTTTCCTTATGCCTGGCCTACTGGAAGGGGCAGTGAAGGTGAAGAAGGGCTTGACCTCTACAGGGACACCTTGCTCATCCAGCCCAGTGCTCACACCCTACACCACACAGAGACCCAGAGCCAGAGCCCTGGCCCAGGGATCTCAGCAAGTGAACCTAAAAATGTTGTTCATTTTCTCAGGAGGGCTGGGACAAGCTCATGACAGGTTGGCAATTTATAAAGCCAAGTACCTCAGTGATCCTTAAGGATATCCCCTACACGCAAAGGAATTTATCCTTCTTGAGAGGGACTCACCATATTTAGCTGCTTCATAGCAACAGGCAAGGTTGCCTATGGCTAGGACCAAGAAGGATGCCGTGTGGCTGGCATACATACCCAGGCAAGGGAGGGAAAGTTGAGAGGGGAGTTGAAGGGAGACATGGGATCAATATGGTTGTTTTTCTCACCAGGGTTCAGAGAAGGGTGCAGTGAGGCCCACAGCATTCAAGCCTGTGCTGCCGCGGTCAGGAGCCATCCTCCACTCATCCCCTGAGAGCTCCAGCCACCAGCTGCACCCTGCCCCTCCAGACAGGCCCAAGGAACAGGAGCCAAAGCCCAGCCTGTGCTCTGGGGCGCTGTCTGACTCCGGCCGGAACTCCATGTCCAGCCTGCCCACACACAGCACCAGCAGCAGCTACCAGTTGGACCCACTGGTTACACCAGTGGGGCCCACCAGCCGTTTTGGGGGCTCAGCCCACAACATCACCCAGGGCATCATCCTCCAGGACAGCAACATGATGAGCCTGAaggctctgtctttctctgatggggGTAGCAAGCTGGCCCACCCAAGCAAGGCGGACAAAAGTTCCTCATGTGTCCGTTCCCCCATCTCCACAGACGAGTGTACCATCCAGGAGCTTGAGCAGAAGCTGCTGGAGAGAGAAGGTGAGCTCCAGAAGCTGCAGCGCAGCCTCGAGGAGAAGGAGCTGGCCTCCAGCCAGGCCTACGGAGAGCGGCCGTGGCGCTGCAAGGAGGAGCCGGAGAGCCTAGAGCAGAAGGGCAGCGGCAAGTTGAAGCAGGCCTCCCAGAAGAGCCAGCGCACGCAGCAGGTGCTGCACCTCCAGGTGCTCCAGCTCCAGCAGGAGAAGCGGCAGCTCCGGCAGGAACTTGAGAGCCTCATGAAGGAGCAGGACCTGCTAGAGACCAAGCTCAGGTCCTATGAGAAGGAGAAGACCAGCTTCGCCCCCGCACTGGAAGAGACCCAGTGGGAGGTGAGGCTTTACCATGTAGGCTTGGGTCAGCTGTTTGCTGCCAGTCCCTGTTTCTCCAGGTCCTGGCCCATGGTGTTTGAACACAGGCCGCCTAAGCAAAGTGAGCCAAAGTGCCAGCCTTGCGACCTAAAGGAGGAGCTCCATGATAAACCACGCTGGGGAATACAATTAGTGTTAGTTTC encodes:
- the LZTS1 gene encoding leucine zipper putative tumor suppressor 1, whose protein sequence is MGSVSSLISGHSFHGKHCRASRYKLGKSSHLKKLNRYSDGLLRFGFSQDSGHGKSSSKMGKSEDFFYIKVSQKARGSHHPDYTALSSGDIGGQAGVEFGPSTPPKLMPFSSQLEMGSEKGAVRPTAFKPVLPRSGAILHSSPESSSHQLHPAPPDRPKEQEPKPSLCSGALSDSGRNSMSSLPTHSTSSSYQLDPLVTPVGPTSRFGGSAHNITQGIILQDSNMMSLKALSFSDGGSKLAHPSKADKSSSCVRSPISTDECTIQELEQKLLEREGELQKLQRSLEEKELASSQAYGERPWRCKEEPESLEQKGSGKLKQASQKSQRTQQVLHLQVLQLQQEKRQLRQELESLMKEQDLLETKLRSYEKEKTSFAPALEETQWEVCQKSGEISLLKQQLKESQTEINAKTSEILSLKAQLKDTRSKLEGVELKTQDLESALRTKGLELEVCENELQRKKNESELLREKVNLLEQELLELRAQAALQREAVSLGPGLGPGPGTTFSEDIPALQRELERLRAELKEERQGHDQMSSGFQHERLVWKEEKEKVIQYQKQLQQSYLAMYQRNQRLEKALQQLAHGDGAGEPFEIDLEGADIPYEDIIATEI